From Malus sylvestris chromosome 1, drMalSylv7.2, whole genome shotgun sequence:
aCCAAATTTAACACTCAACAGACGATAAATGAGCACTAACAAATACTAAAACACATTTTATTGCCTGTTTAGTGCCACTTCGtaaaaaagttttattttttgttagagTACATATACTTCCTTATAAGAGCAATCACGAGCCAACAAGCTTCTCGCTTCGCGAGGGTCGAAGAAACGTCTATATCCTacagtatataattatataattgAATACTATTTTTTTCCGAGCAAGAAAAATTTGACTTTTTCAAATGCGTAGTGAAAACTCACGTATATTCGGATTTTTTCGTGGGGATGGAGCTCCGACCCATGCCTCTGTTGTCGAAGGCACACACCTCGATGTCACCGCCGCTAAAACCAGCCTCATTGTCGCAGCAGGCGGCGGCTGCCACCCTCTCGTCGTCATTGGGTGCAACGGACCCCGTCAGTCCCTGAATCTGTGGGCCCCACGAGTCGTGAGTCCCCGCCAAACCTGTCCATCCATTCCAAAATCCATCAACAACACGGAAAATTCAGACCAAACCAAAACCCAGTTCGTATAAATcattaaaacagaaaataaaataaaatccgatcagaaaaagatagaaaaaaaaaaagaaagaaaaaactgaatctTCGAGATAGGCGACCTATGATGAGGAGGACCTTGGTCGGTCCGCGGCCGTACGTTTCGTAGAAGATTTTGATTCCGTCGTTGAGCTTGGAGTCCGCTGCGGCGGCATTCTGCGGCGACGCAACCTCGCAAAACGGCATCCTATTCGGGATGAACGAGTGATATcaaattctagagagagagagagggagagggaggcaAACTGCGTTTTGTTCAGACGGGATGAACGAGTGATATcaaattctagagagagagggaggcaaTCTGCGTTTTGTTCAGATTTCGGAGAGAAACTGAGGAATTTAGCGTGGTTGGATATGGCCGAGTCCTTATAGGAATATAGGAAGTTGTTGGCGGGAGCGGTTGTTTCGGTGTAGGTGAATAGGCCGCTGTACCGGATATGGTCAAAGTCAACAAACGCACCCAGTCCGAAGACAGTAGGAAGCATCTGCATGTAACGTAAAAATTTATGGTTTTTAAgataaaattgtttttgagatTGTCATAACTTATTTTTagtctctttttatttttgacagTCAATAAGTTTTTGATCTTTTGAGtacttagttttatttttatagtccTAGTAGATATTATGTGTTTAATTGTTTAAGTTCTAAAGGGTGTCAAATTCATGTTCGTTTTATCCCAAAATCGATAGAGTTAGTCCCTGATTTTATCTATTATCAATAATTTTGATCTTTTGTGAAAATTTTCTATTATATAAGGACTAAATGACAAAATATCCTTAATTTTTGTTAGATTGTTTTGGCCCATTGTTTATCAATTGAgtgtatttttgttattttggtcCTTAAATGATTGACAGTGGACAAACTCAgcgaccacttttattgattcaaaTCTCAAGAACTAAAATGAGAAGCTACATCAATCTCAGAGACTATTTTagccaaaataacaaaaattaattaacttagGGTTAATTAAACATATGCCCTCTAAAACTCaatttgagtcttatttaactCTCTAATACTTGAAACGGGAAGGAATAGGTGAGAAACAATTTGAGTATTTAGGAAGTTAGGCGACACattttgagtttcaaggacTTAAGTATAATTAATCTCGTTATTTAATTGATTAGAATAGCTAATTACATAATTAAATTGTTACTTTATTTGTCAAATACAATTAATTGTTTAAGAACTATTAGTGGGTCCCTAAATAAGCAAAAAGTTCAACGAGCAAGAGTAATTAGCCAAATTGTCAAATTAAACACTCTCCTTTTGGTCCAATACACATATTCTAGAAGTTTGACTTTCCTTGATTCTGGTTAGATTACGATTTGGTCACAACGTAGAATTGGCTAAACATTGTATACCCCTCTTTGTACTCACGTTCGAATCTCACTATCCGTCGAATCTATCTTCTTGTCAAGTTCAAATTCCTCTCCCATAGAGCAAAGGAATAGTGTTTGGCTTGTGCTTTCGCTTTGAATGGGTGTCCTCTTTGGATAATAAATGGTTGGATAGAAAATCTCACTGTCCGTCGAATCCATCTTCTTGTCAAGTTCAAATTCCTCTCCCGTAGAGCAAAGGAATAGTGTTTGGCTTGTGCTTTCGCTTTGAATGGGTGTCCTCTTTGGATAATAAGTGGTTGGATAGAAAATCTCATTGTCCGTCGAATCCATCTTCTTGTCAAGTTCAAATTCCTCTCAGCAAAGGAATAGTGTTTGGCTTGTACTTTCGCTTTGAATGGGTGTCCTCTTTGGATAATAAGTGGTTGGATAGAAAATCTCACTGTCCGTCGAATCAATCTTCTTGTCTAGTTCAAATTCCTCTCCCGTAGAGCAAAGGAATAGTGTTTGGCTTGTGCTTTCGCTTTGAATGGGTGTCCTCTTTGGATAATAAGTGGTTGGATAGAAAATCTCATTGTCCGTCGAATCCATCTTCTTGTCAAGTTCAAATTCCTCTCCCCGTAGAGCAAAGGAATAGTGTTTGGCTTGTGCTTTCGCTTTGAATGGGTGTCCTCTTTGGATAATAAATGGTTGGATAGAAAATCTCACTGTCCGTCGAATCAATCTTCTTGTCAAGTTCAAATTCCTCTCCCGTAGAGCAAAGGAATAGTGTTTGGCTTGTGCTTTCGCTTTGAATGGGTGTCCTCTTTGGATAATAAATGGTTGGATAGAAAATCTCACTATCCGTCGAATCAATCTTCATGTCAAGTTCAAATTCCTCTCTCGTAGAGCAAAGGAATAGTGTTTGGCTTGTGCTTTCGCAAGCTTTGAATGGGTGTCCTCTTTGGATAATAAATGGTTGGATAGAAAATCTCAATGTCCGTCGAATCAATCTTCttatcaagttcaaattcctcTCGCATAGAGCAAAGGAATAGTGTTTGGCTTGTGCTTTCACTTTGAATGGGTGTTCTCTTTGGATAATAAGTGGTTGGATAGAAAATCTTAATGTCCGTTGAATCCATCTTCTTGTCAAGTTCAAATTCCTCTCCCGTAGAGCAAAGGAATAATGTTTGGCTTGTGCTTTCGCAAGCTTTGAATGGGTGTCCTCTTTGGATAATAAGTGATTTCTTGTCAAGTTCAAATTCCTCTCCCGTAGAGTAATGGAATAGTGTTTGGCTTGTGCTTTCGCTTTGAATGGGTATCCTCTTTGGATAATAAGTGGTTGGATCGAAGGAATAAGATCCACTCTGAATCTCTGTGTTTGGAGCGTGCAGACCGAGAGGTCCAGGCTGTTCAAAGTTTTAGGTTTTTGTGAAGCGGCAAGTGAAATGGGCTAATGAAGATGTAGGTTAAAATTAAGTGGTCTGAATCTCTCAATCCGCGGCTTCAAAGGCATAGATCTAGAGTGGATCTCAATCCAAATGGAAATTATGGCAGCTAAAAAAAGTAGTTGGTGCATCTTTGGATGGACGGTTTGAGAGATGGATGGTAATAAGGTCGGCCTTGGCTTGTGCTTTCGCTTTAAATGGGTGTCCTCTTTGGATAATAAGTGGTTGGATAGAAGGAATAAGATCCACTCTGAATCTCTGTGTTTGGAGCGTGCAGACCAAGAGGTCCAGGCTATTCAAAGTTTTAGGTTTTTGTGAAGCGGCAAGTGAAATGGGCTAATGAAGATGTAGGTTAAAATTAAGTGGTATGAATCTCTCAATCCATGGCTTCAGAGGCATAGATCTAGAGTGGATCTCAATCCGGATGGAAATTATGGCAGCTAAAAAATGTAGTTGGTGCAGCTTTGGATGGACGGTTTGAGAGATTGATGGTGATAAGGTCGGCCTTCTACGTTGATCACGTGGAAAGAAATATATGGTGTTTACTTGTGCTTATATTACATGCTTAAATTCTGCATAATTACATCTCATGTAAAATCAAAAACACTAATTGTTGTACCTACAAGTTTTTTGGATACGAACGGGACCTCAGATGCAAAGATAAAACGCTCTTAATCAACTGAGTTGTATTTACAAGATtaacaaatataaaaacaagttGATGCGTACTTGGAGGTAAGCTAAGCATGAAGAACAGTTCAAACCGTTGGAAACAACCATCCCATCGTCCATCCGAGGAGCAAACCTGCCCCGGCAAGACCCAATCCCACCGCGAATGCAACAACGCCCGTGTTAATTTCGCACCTTGGTCTGCCGCCCCGTTTTCCGGCCCTGCGCTGACCCTTCTTCATGTGCCTGCCTTTGTGAGGGGACCATGGTTGGTCCTTGTCATTGAGCTGCAGGCAGAATTTCTCGAGCTGCAGCAATTGCAGCCACTGCTTGTAAGCGAAGAGTTGTGAGGCCTGCTTCAAAAACAGAGTGATTATGTGTTCCTTCTCTGTATGGGCTTGCTTTGCTGCTTTTTCTGCGTTCCTAGCTCGTGTTTGAGAGTGGCACAAAGCTTCCAATAGCTCGGCTTTGGTTCGATTGTCTTCTGAAATCTTTTGGGTTTCCACCTCATCCTTGCTGAAACAAATTATATTATAAATGAAGGGTATCATGAATGAAATTGATCAAGTAATCTCCGAGAAGTTTTCAAGCTCGACCAAGTAATCTCCGAGAAGTTTTCAAGCAACAAGATATCTGCTTCATTTAGATACAGGCATCGCAAGCTCGTACAGAAAAGTAAAGAAGCCTGGCATATTACTCTAATACTGGGGGAAATAGGCAGACATTTATAATGAGCCAATAATTTCACATACGCACAAAGGAAATTACGAAAAATATGGTTTACATGATGATCCTCGAAACATACAAAAACTTCAGAAGAATTGTCCCTTTCATGTAAGAGGGAAGGTAACaggttgatctttgattatCATGAAACATAGACCATACGGTtctataaattttttaaatttgttcaaATGATCTACGAATACCAGATGATAGTGGTCAACTGCGAAAACAATTGTAAAGCAAAAGATACAAATTTACCTTAAGGGACTGCAAGACTCATGTGTTGAGTGACCAGAAGTAAGGCTTCCCCATGTATAAGTGTCCATATTGGAGAAACCCATTTCAGCCATCTGATCCATGGCTGAATTAGGGTCGAAAGCAGAGGGACCCTTCCTACGATGCTTAACTCGGGGCCGCGGGAGATCACAATTCTCAATATGTTCCAGTGACTTCTGAGCAACCAAGGAAGCCAACTCATCTTTACCTGCAGAGCGCCACCACGGTTCAGTTTTCTCAGTTCCCACCCATTGGGATTCCAAACTGGAAGACATTTTCTTGGGTTCCTCAGAGCTCAAGCAGTTCAAAGAATCCAAGTTCATGAGATGATCATCTGAGTACCAAAACTCGCCCGAGTCCTTTCTCTTAGGAACTTTTGGATCATTCCCAATTCCAGCATTGAGTTCTTGCATTCCTTTATTCTGGTCACTTTTTGTACAAGTGACAGAAACCTGGCACGGCTGCTCAACAAAAGAATTAGCACTATTCTTCATATCAATTTGAGTACCCAAAACCCCGTTGGACTGGTAATAGTCGCTTATGATCGGAGTTTTATGAACAAATCCAGAATTCAAAGCTTCAAGTTCAGCCTCCAGGACTGTTAGCTGTTCATACGTAAACTCCTTCTGCGGTCCACAGTTGGGTTCCAGGTTCAACCACCACTTGGTGTTGGGTGCTAGTTCAGGATTTGGGTTATAAGGCATGCAATCTGGTTTGAGGTTCTCAGGTGCAATATCAGATTCCGCTTTTGAGGAAGATGATGATGGGCAGGAAGAAAATTTTGGAGCACTCCACGCATCTTCTTGGACAAAACAACAGTTTGCTCTACGCTGCCATCTAGTCCGTGCTCCTGCTGCTGCCATATCTTGTCTATCTGTAACAGATTTTAcaatgaaaaaataatattcaGTTGTACTACACTCAGTGAGGCATCTAATTTGAATGCGTAATTAGGTATTCGAAAGCTTTTAACTTGTCTAATGCCGAAAGAGACTCGACCAGTAAATCCTAAGTCTCAATAAAAGAACAAAGATCCGAGATAGGCAGGAACATCTAAAGACgaaacaaagaaattcagatgATTTCACCAAATTGAATCTTTAACTTTGGTTTGCAAAACTAGCAGGAAATCTTAAGCACTCGTGGGCGTAACAACATTGGCTAGAGCCTAGAGGCTATGCACCTAAATTTGAGTCCCCCTACCGcaatttagattagtttaaagtagaatATCGCTCGTAAGAATGGGAATCTAAAACCAAACCAGATTCTGTAAATTGTACAATCTACGATAATATAGTACAAACACTGAAGACCTAAACAAAATTGACAAATACCACGTTAGTTCATGCAATATATATTCTGTAAGTGGAAGTTGGACCCAGATTCATACAGAAACgtcaaattttaataaaaagatgtAAAATTTACACAATTAGAGCAAAACCCAACTCAAATCACTCCATAAAATTGAGAAAAACCAAACGGAAACTAGAAAATCCCATTCAAAAAGGTGAAAAACACAGATTGAGCAATAAAGTATTGAACTTTcatctgaaaattttgaaagaaaaaaaaagcaaaaaactaCCTTCAAAAGGAGATGGGAATTCTGGATTTCGCATACGTTTTCTGGGATCCGAAAAAGCAGATGCAGACGACAGAGagacctcctcctccttctcctccttctttcTTGTCTCCTACTTCACCGTCGCCTGCTTGCTTGCTAAAATAATGCAAGTCGGTAATATCCGTTTTCAATTCAGTGCGTAAAATATCCAAAAATACCGAAGTCTCAAGCTTTGCGACACTTTCTTTCTGTGCTGAATGGAGTGGTACGTTGTGCTGAAGAGGGTTGTACCTCGATGTGGAAAATGACATGGTCCTAATTTTGGTGGGAAAATACACGTTCGTTGCCCCATTGGTGGGAAAAAAGACTTTTAGTTACACCGTTATCGTCATCGTCATCGTTACGTTCTGTGTCAATTATTTGTTATGTAATAAAAAGTAACTCTTAATACTATAGGTTTGTTTAGCTAAAATAATTTCTGAGATTGAcgtaactcctcattttggttcatgagatttgaaattgataGAACTGATCTTTGACTTTGTCTACAATCAATCATTTTCAttcgtacaaaaaaaaaatccgttaaataagaacaaaaaatgataaaaataccctcaatttaacaaAGAATGGGatcaaatgatttgacaaaaattgaaggTATTTTGTCATTGTATTCTTGTTTAACGGAAAATTTTTAcgaaatgatcaaaatgattaatGGTGGACAAATTTAGATACCAGttttatcgattttaaatctcagagatcaaagtgagaagttatgtcaatctcaaacccattttggctaaaaagctaATATTTTATGATTAATACGAGATGTCATGTAGTAGTGTTTACACTACCACCGTCACATTCTGTGTCAATCACAATTgctatataaaaagaaattaacacTGAACATTACATAATTGACACGAAATGATATGTAATGATGTACCAGTGACATGTAAGTTTCTATAGTGGTcatattgctacaattgggggtGCAATGTGTTGGATgtatgtcaacaatctgtgataatttatatatgctaataaataataaatgcaataggaattaacagaatataaactagaatacgaattataaaaacaaacaacttgaagatcgaggcttgcgtaccgcaatgtccttgaaacataaatttcgtccctactctgtgcttgtagttctgcggacgtctgcttcaccaggattcaacaatcaagttaaaattctagcaccggaaaatttaacttctagcgaatttagtgtggttctcgcagtaagaaggtttaggaatgtagaagatgaagttgattattttctatctactaaatgccatgcagatggatgtatatatagcagATGGATGCCTGTTTGCAACAGGTATAAGAATGGGGTGTGACTGTTGGGAGACTTCTCTTCaaggggtgctttgctctgtgttcagaaagaactctcagacttcaaattcgaattttaaaaaataattaattaaatccgaaaaataattaattaaataatttaattattagagcccgaGCCCAAGAgtcccaaggcccatcttttgataattaattatatattatttataattaattaccaattaattaatgCACCCCAAAGCCCAGCCCCAAGGGTaagcccaattttagtctccaagcctattactccaatcactttctataaaggacaaaaccttataaagtgataaaatcttttgggaatggccaataTGGGACAATAAAATGTCTACTCAAACTATTTAAATTTCCAACACAATGTGCATTATGGCATCCATTCGTTTTGAAGTTCCTATTGGGATATTATTTCTCCTTCCATTTTGATAGGGACATTAACTTGTAAGCTTGAAATTTTGATAAGTGTTTTACCAAATTGATAATTTACACATGGGGTCAAGGCCATGCCACCCATTTTCGTTTTCAGAAATTGACATGATAGAAAAGATCACATCACTCACTTCCAAAACGTCCTTCGTACGTATTATGGGACGCAAGTTGAACCCACCATTGACCGACCGGACATGTCATATTTTTACATGCAAAGTTAAGTCGGTTGGTCAAGAGTAGTATTTTTATTACAACACAGTTAGACAAGTTATTTGGTTGAagtgtgatatctacacactcctttttacttctcccacttACACTTGAGGTCAAATTGTTCTTCTCGTAAATTAAGTACTGTGAGGCCAATCAGTCAACAGTAGTGTGCTCGCTCTTTGTAGCCAAGTTTGAATCTGTATTTTAGAGTATTGTTAAGTCAGTTGGTCAACGATAACACACCCGCTCCTTGTAGTGAGATTTACCCGCTTCACGTAGCTAAGTTCGAATTCCCTTTTAAAATATCATggtttttttagccaaaataatcTATGAGTTTTGAAGTCGATAGAAGTGGTCATTgacattattttggtcattttattaaaaatctctattaaataaggatgaaaatgacaaaaacatctcaattaaataaacaatgagccacaataatttgacaaaatttgaggttatttttatcattttaatcttatttaatagagattttcacggaaaaactaaaatgattgatggtgaacAAACTCAGAGACcaattctatcgattttaaatcttaatGACCAAAGTGAAGAGTCATGTCGATTTCAGAAACCAAGAAGCCAAATATCATTATTGAAAATATAGATGAACACTCCACATGGCAATCCACCCGCTGTTGTTTACCCTACGTCTTATCTTTTTGCCTTGTAGTGGCGGTGTCTCCTCCAAACAACCATTCCAAGGTTCCTTGCTGTCGTTAAGTCGTAAATCACAATCAACACCCTAATTATTGTTGTGTGAGTGTGACTTCACCCGCGATGCCCGCCGGAATCATCGAAACCGGtgccaaaattttaaaatttaaagtttagGGACCGACTACAATACTTGCATGTATTTAATCACAAGTAATTAATGTTGAATCCGTTGCTTAAATTTCAATCGAAGTGCAGACAATCTTTTCTGCAAAGGGAAAACGTCGTTTTTCCTCCCTAGTTTCTCCAAGTAGAATACAAGTTTTTTCAGGGTGATCATTACCTCCTCGCTCTCGGCACCAAACTCCTTCTCTTGGATGCTCAAAACCCTCTTCAGCTGCTCGAGTAACGATTCGTTGTCCTTCGTTAATCTGGTTTGAATCGACACTAAACAGTCAAGAGCCTCCGCTGCCAAATACATCATCGTAACACATCAGATGAAGACCAAATGTGAAATGACCTAGTAATTTATTTGTGCTTAAATAAAATGACAACATACCAACAGGAAGGGAATCGTTTCCAAATGCTTTTTCACGAATGCGCAAAGCCTCCAGGGCAAGCTGTTCAGCTTCTTCATCCCGTTTCAGATGGTAGAGTGTAACGGCGAGGTGCAGCATTGGGAACGTGATGGATTGATCATCAGGCCCCACTGTCTTTTCCATGATCTGCAAACTTGTCCTCAGCAAGCGCTCAGCCTCCGCATAATTCTTTGACCGTGAATGCGAAGTTGCAAGATTAATAAGGTGTGTCGCTGAGCTGGGGTCCTCTTTACCTTTATATCTCTCTGTGATCATCAGACATTCCTCCAGCAGCTCTCGGCCTTCCTTTCCTCTGCAAGCATTCCATCAAATTAATATGCTTAAAGAGAAAGATCAATTGTAGGTTTTATGACGAAAATTTACAATATCTATCGAGTGTACCTGTCAACATCTAGTCAAGGAATAATAACTAAATAACCGCCACTATCATGTAATAACGGCAGAACAATATGCTTTCCGGTTCTTCTGAAATTAGCATTAGATAATTGCAATGTAGAATTAACTCTACCTTCCAACAGCATGAAGTAACTCTGCCAAATCTATCCTCATCTTCTCCATTATGCTGTCATCTAAGGCCATATAATTGGAAGCCGTGATCACTTCGAGCGCTTTTCTATATAAAGAGATGGCTTCATTTGCATTTCCTGTAAAGAATCAGTCGTGAAACTGAGAAGCTATTGAGAGAGAGACAAACACGcgcgcagagagagagagaga
This genomic window contains:
- the LOC126624603 gene encoding uncharacterized protein LOC126624603 is translated as MRNPEFPSPFEDRQDMAAAGARTRWQRRANCCFVQEDAWSAPKFSSCPSSSSSKAESDIAPENLKPDCMPYNPNPELAPNTKWWLNLEPNCGPQKEFTYEQLTVLEAELEALNSGFVHKTPIISDYYQSNGVLGTQIDMKNSANSFVEQPCQVSVTCTKSDQNKGMQELNAGIGNDPKVPKRKDSGEFWYSDDHLMNLDSLNCLSSEEPKKMSSSLESQWVGTEKTEPWWRSAGKDELASLVAQKSLEHIENCDLPRPRVKHRRKGPSAFDPNSAMDQMAEMGFSNMDTYTWGSLTSGHSTHESCSPLSKDEVETQKISEDNRTKAELLEALCHSQTRARNAEKAAKQAHTEKEHIITLFLKQASQLFAYKQWLQLLQLEKFCLQLNDKDQPWSPHKGRHMKKGQRRAGKRGGRPRCEINTGVVAFAVGLGLAGAGLLLGWTMGWLFPTV